A portion of the Candidatus Ruthia endofausta genome contains these proteins:
- a CDS encoding lipoprotein-releasing ABC transporter permease subunit, protein MSIEFTISNQYLRSSRKKGFVSFISGVSVVGLILSTVTLITVLSVMNGFHKELRDRVLNAISHSYITQYNGLVDNWQDLQTKIKQHPNIVSTSPYIEKYALLSTKDGAQGISVRGIKPDLEKKTSILLDKIKSGSANLLKSDILIGAGLAAQLGVIVGDKITLLTPKLFSNIIGIQPRFKRFTISGIFDAGISEYDNNLAFINLGQAQKLYSMKDKVSGIRLKVDNLFNAKKITHEVIASLQSNQYYGVDWTEQKANFIKALNLEKQMIGIILSLIIAVAAFNIVSMMVMVVTDKKADIAILRTLGMTPNRIVKIFFYQGLTIGLVGITIGSILGALLSLNIEMVVSSIESILGLQFFPKDVFYISRFPSEIHMMDIIKVALGSFILVTIASIYPAKRAGKIDIAKVLNHE, encoded by the coding sequence ATTTCTGGGGTTTCTGTGGTAGGTTTGATTTTATCTACCGTTACCTTGATTACAGTGCTATCTGTCATGAATGGATTTCACAAAGAGCTTAGAGATAGGGTGTTAAATGCCATTTCTCATTCGTATATTACTCAATACAATGGTTTGGTTGATAATTGGCAAGATTTACAAACCAAAATCAAGCAACATCCTAATATTGTTAGTACCTCGCCCTATATTGAAAAATATGCTTTACTCAGTACAAAAGATGGTGCTCAAGGTATTAGTGTACGAGGTATTAAGCCTGATTTAGAGAAAAAAACTTCTATTCTGTTAGATAAAATTAAATCTGGTAGTGCCAACTTACTTAAGTCAGACATTTTAATTGGTGCAGGACTGGCAGCACAATTAGGCGTGATTGTTGGTGATAAAATTACACTACTCACACCTAAATTATTTTCCAATATTATAGGTATTCAACCAAGGTTTAAACGCTTTACCATTAGTGGTATCTTTGATGCTGGTATTAGCGAGTATGACAATAATTTAGCCTTTATTAACTTAGGGCAAGCACAGAAGTTATACTCTATGAAGGACAAAGTCTCTGGCATTCGACTCAAAGTTGATAATTTATTTAATGCCAAGAAAATTACTCATGAGGTTATTGCCAGCTTACAAAGTAATCAATATTATGGCGTTGATTGGACGGAGCAAAAGGCCAACTTCATTAAAGCACTTAATCTTGAAAAGCAGATGATTGGTATCATATTATCACTCATTATTGCAGTGGCTGCTTTTAATATTGTTTCTATGATGGTTATGGTGGTGACTGACAAAAAAGCCGACATTGCCATTTTAAGAACCCTTGGCATGACACCCAACCGCATTGTAAAAATATTTTTTTATCAAGGGCTAACAATTGGCCTAGTTGGTATTACCATTGGTAGTATCTTGGGTGCCTTACTCTCGCTTAATATTGAAATGGTTGTTAGTAGTATTGAGTCCATTTTAGGCCTCCAATTCTTTCCAAAAGATGTGTTTTATATCAGCCGCTTCCCTTCTGAAATACACATGATGGATATCATTAAAGTTGCCCTAGGTAGTTTTATTTTAGTCACAATCGCCTCTATTTATCCAGCCAAACGTGCAGGGAAAATAGACATTGCTAAGGTGCTAAATCATGAATAA
- a CDS encoding ABC transporter ATP-binding protein encodes MNKIIECNNLSYSYFDGKKATPILNNLNLSVKQGESIAILGQSGCGKSTLLNLLGGIDKPTQGEVLINGINLALLSENDTTLLRGKYLGFVYQFHHLLNDFSALDNVAMPKRIQGEDQKSSQASAKKLLSKIGLKHRLNHLPSELSGGERQRVAIVRALITNPSCILADEPTGNLDAKNAYEVFNLILTLNRVQNCALIVVTHDEKISAKMDKALILNHGTLTPLI; translated from the coding sequence ATGAATAAGATTATTGAGTGCAACAATCTTAGTTATAGCTACTTTGATGGCAAAAAAGCAACGCCGATACTTAACAACCTCAACTTAAGCGTTAAACAAGGTGAATCAATTGCGATTTTAGGACAATCAGGCTGCGGCAAATCTACTTTGCTTAATTTATTAGGTGGTATCGATAAACCCACACAAGGCGAAGTGCTTATCAATGGTATCAATTTAGCCTTATTGAGTGAAAACGACACCACATTATTGCGTGGCAAATATTTAGGCTTTGTGTATCAATTTCATCATCTATTGAATGATTTTAGCGCACTTGATAATGTTGCCATGCCTAAGCGAATACAAGGAGAAGATCAGAAATCTTCTCAAGCCAGTGCCAAAAAATTACTCTCAAAAATTGGGCTTAAACACCGCCTTAATCACTTGCCAAGTGAGCTTTCTGGTGGCGAGCGCCAACGCGTTGCTATTGTAAGGGCTTTAATTACAAACCCCAGTTGTATTCTGGCAGATGAACCCACTGGAAATTTGGATGCTAAAAATGCTTATGAAGTGTTCAATCTAATACTAACACTTAATCGTGTCCAAAACTGCGCGCTGATTGTTGTCACTCACGATGAAAAAATCTCTGCAAAAATGGACAAAGCTCTTATTTTAAATCATGGAACATTAACACCTCTAATCTAG
- the panD gene encoding aspartate 1-decarboxylase, whose translation MQRTFLSAKLHRVTTTAVELDYEGSCEIDGVLLDAVGLGAFEQIQIYNINNGNRFTTYTIRGKDNSGVISINGAAAHKVNVGDVLIIAAYGIYTEKELENYVPRLCYVNDQNVLTKISVNISL comes from the coding sequence ATGCAAAGAACTTTTTTGAGTGCTAAATTGCACAGGGTAACAACAACCGCGGTTGAGTTGGATTATGAGGGTTCTTGTGAGATTGATGGTGTGCTATTAGATGCAGTAGGTCTTGGTGCATTTGAACAAATTCAAATTTACAATATTAACAATGGCAATCGCTTTACAACTTACACAATTCGTGGCAAGGATAATTCTGGTGTTATTTCGATTAATGGTGCTGCTGCCCATAAAGTGAATGTGGGCGATGTGTTAATTATTGCTGCGTATGGCATATACACTGAAAAAGAACTTGAGAATTATGTGCCTAGGCTGTGTTATGTTAATGACCAAAATGTTTTAACTAAGATAAGTGTCAATATAAGTTTATGA
- a CDS encoding sodium ion-translocating decarboxylase subunit beta codes for MEQQLNTLWINTGLYQMSWGQGLMLLVGMLLLYLAIIKNFEPLLLLPIGFGAILANIPGTGIAEGSGILHVFYVVGIESGAFPLIIFMGIGALTDFSPLLANPKTLLLGAAAQFGIFATLLGAIGLTALGIFDFSLTDAAAIGIIGGADGPTSIYVAAKLAPDLLGAIAVASYSYMALVPLIQPPIMRALTTEKERQIEMVQLRKVLKAEKIIFPIMLLILVALLLPDAAPLLGMFTFGNLMKESGVVDRLSDTTQNALINIVTIFLGLAVGSKLMADKFLQLDTLGILLLGMVAFAIGTACGLLMAKLMNVFSKNKINPLIGSAGVSAVPMAARVSNKVGLEANPHNFLLMHAMGPNVAGVIGSAIAAGIMIQFLG; via the coding sequence ATGGAACAACAATTAAACACACTTTGGATTAACACAGGCCTTTATCAGATGTCTTGGGGACAAGGCTTAATGCTATTAGTTGGGATGCTACTCCTATATTTAGCAATTATTAAGAATTTTGAGCCATTGTTATTATTGCCCATTGGTTTTGGTGCAATTTTGGCCAATATTCCAGGTACAGGTATTGCTGAAGGTAGTGGTATTCTGCATGTATTCTATGTAGTAGGCATTGAGTCTGGTGCATTTCCATTGATTATTTTCATGGGTATAGGCGCCTTGACTGATTTTAGCCCGTTATTGGCCAACCCTAAGACATTACTACTTGGTGCAGCAGCACAATTTGGTATTTTTGCGACTTTATTGGGCGCTATTGGCTTAACAGCACTAGGAATTTTTGATTTTAGTCTGACTGATGCTGCTGCTATTGGTATTATTGGTGGCGCTGATGGCCCAACCAGTATTTATGTTGCTGCAAAACTTGCACCTGATTTGTTAGGTGCAATTGCAGTTGCCTCTTACTCTTATATGGCGTTAGTGCCACTTATTCAACCGCCAATTATGCGCGCTCTAACGACTGAAAAAGAACGTCAAATTGAAATGGTGCAATTACGCAAAGTGTTAAAAGCCGAAAAGATTATTTTCCCCATTATGTTGTTAATACTAGTGGCTTTATTATTGCCTGATGCAGCGCCACTGCTGGGTATGTTTACCTTTGGTAATTTAATGAAAGAGTCTGGCGTGGTTGATCGTTTGAGCGATACAACGCAAAATGCTTTGATTAATATTGTGACTATTTTCCTAGGCTTGGCAGTGGGTTCAAAACTGATGGCGGATAAATTCTTACAACTAGACACCTTAGGTATTTTGCTTTTAGGCATGGTAGCTTTTGCTATTGGTACGGCTTGTGGGCTATTAATGGCAAAACTTATGAATGTATTTAGTAAAAATAAAATCAATCCTTTGATTGGTTCTGCTGGTGTTTCTGCAGTGCCTATGGCGGCTCGTGTTTCTAATAAAGTGGGTTTAGAGGCTAATCCACATAACTTTTTATTAATGCATGCAATGGGTCCTAATGTTGCTGGTGTGATTGGTTCGGCAATTGCAGCAGGTATCATGATTCAGTTTTTAGGCTAG